The Sphingopyxis sp. YR583 DNA segment GCATCGGCAACAGCGACAGGGTGAGGAAGCCGTGCGCGATCGTGCCGCCGAACGGCGTCAGCTTCGCCTTTTCCTCGTCGATATGAATGAACTGATGATCGCCCGTCGCGTCGGCGAACTTGTTGATCATCTCCTGATCGACGAGCACCCATTCGGACGTGCCCAGATGCTCGCCGACCTTGGTCTGCAGTTCCTGCGGCGTGATGGTGGCCATGTTCATCCCCTCAATAGCTGGTTCGGGGCGCGTTCTAGGCCTCTCTTGCGGCGTTGCACAAGGGCCAACGCCCTCGGCCGCGGCGCCGTAGCGTCAGGTGGCCTTGGCTGCCTTTGCCGCCGATGCCCTGGGCTTTGGAGACTCGGGATAGGGCATGATCATCGTCCCGTCGGGCGCCGCGGTAAAGGTAGTTTGCGTCGGATAGGCGAATTCATATCCTGACTTTGCCATCGCCTCGAACAGCCGGATCGCGACATCGGTGCGCGCCGCAGCTACCTTGTCGAATTCGTCGCTGAAAACGTCAAAGAGCAACTCGAAATCGAGGCTCGACGGGCCGAAGGTCAGGAAGCTCGAGCGAATGAATTCATGGCCCCCGGCAACAACCTGTTCCTCGAGCAGGGCGGGCAGATCACGCAGCATTTCGGGTGTCGTTTGATAGATGACGCCAATCTGGAAGGTGATACGGCGGCGGTGGAGATGCGCGAAATTGGTGATCTCCTTGCTCAGCAAATTGGTGTTCGAGATGACGAGCAACTCGCCGTTCAATGAGCGGAGGCGTGTGCTCTTAAGCCCGATGCGCTCGACCGTCGCGGTGCTCGTGTCATATTTGATCGTCTCGCCGACGCGGAACGGGCGGTCGAAGATGATCGACAGCGAGGCGAAGAGGTCGGAGAAAATGCCCTGTGCGGCGAGGCCGATCGCGATGCCGCCGATGCCGAGGCCCGCGATGAGGCCGGTGACATTGACCCCCATATTGTCGAGGATGACGATCGCGGCGATCGCGAACAAGGCGATGCTGATCAGCAGGCGGATGATCCCCATCGCGTTGCTGAGCGTTTCGTTGTTCCCTTCCGCGGCGCGGCGCTGGATCAGCCCGAGGACGATCTCGCGCGCCCAGATCGCGACCTGCAGCACGACCGCGACGGTGAAGACGAACTGGATCAGTTGCATGATCACCGCGGGCGGTTGCGCATAGGCGGCGACCATGCGGATCGCGACGATCGCGAGCACCGATGACTTGGTCTTGTGGATCACACGCCCGGCGATGTGCGTCAGCGTCATCTCGCCCTCGGCCGATTGCGCATGCTTGAGCGCGAAGCTGCGGGCCATCGACAGGATGAAATAGATGAGCAGGCCTGCGCCGATCGCGATGCCGATCTGCAGCCAGTGGCTGTTCACCCACGCGACGCTGAGGTCCCAATAGCGCTGGAGGTCGGCTAGCGGGTCGGTCGCGGCCGCCTTTGTGGGCGCAGCTTTCGGGGCGGCGGTGGTCGCGGCGGCGAGGATGGAGAAAGTCACGTCGGGTCCTTTTGTCTCGGATCAGGCGGATTGAAGCAGCACCGCGGCCGCGGGCGCCTGCTCCAGATAGGTCAAAAATCCGCGTTCGTAACGCGAAAGAT contains these protein-coding regions:
- a CDS encoding mechanosensitive ion channel family protein, which encodes MTFSILAAATTAAPKAAPTKAAATDPLADLQRYWDLSVAWVNSHWLQIGIAIGAGLLIYFILSMARSFALKHAQSAEGEMTLTHIAGRVIHKTKSSVLAIVAIRMVAAYAQPPAVIMQLIQFVFTVAVVLQVAIWAREIVLGLIQRRAAEGNNETLSNAMGIIRLLISIALFAIAAIVILDNMGVNVTGLIAGLGIGGIAIGLAAQGIFSDLFASLSIIFDRPFRVGETIKYDTSTATVERIGLKSTRLRSLNGELLVISNTNLLSKEITNFAHLHRRRITFQIGVIYQTTPEMLRDLPALLEEQVVAGGHEFIRSSFLTFGPSSLDFELLFDVFSDEFDKVAAARTDVAIRLFEAMAKSGYEFAYPTQTTFTAAPDGTMIMPYPESPKPRASAAKAAKAT